In one window of Onychomys torridus chromosome 5, mOncTor1.1, whole genome shotgun sequence DNA:
- the LOC118584317 gene encoding liver carboxylesterase 1-like: MWLFALVLASLNTCMALGYPSSPPVVDTVHGKVLGKYVSLEEFAQPVAIFLGVPFAKPPLGPLRFAPPQPAEPWSFVKNATTYPPMCSQITGVGPVLSNVFTNQLENAPLEYSEDCLYLNIYSPADLTSKSKLPVMVWVHGGGLLSGGASTFDGLALSTHEKVVVVVIQYRLGIWGFLSTGDEHSRGNWGHFDQVAALQWVQNNIANFGGDPGSVTLFGESAGGESVSVLVLSPLTKNLFHRAISESGVALTPCLFRENTRRGAEQVAIATGCEATTSANIVRCLREKTEEELLATTLKMKFFALDLLGDPRESYPFLTTVIDGVLLPKAPEEILAEKNFNTVPYIMGINKQEFGWFIPTMMGYPLSEGKLDQKTATSLLWKSYPLTNISKELTPVATEKYLGGSDCPNKKKKLFLDMMGDVLFAVPSVIVARYHRDAGAPTYMYEFTYRPSFVSDMRPKTVIADHGDDVYSVWGTPFLKEGASEEEINLSKMMMKFWGHFARNGNPNGEGLPHWPEYDQEENYLQIGETTQQAQKLKDKEVAFWTELRAMEVEKPFKEDTEK, encoded by the exons ATGTGGCTCTTTGCTCTGGTCCTGGCATCCCTCAACACTTGCATGGCTCTTG GGTACCCATCATCACCACCCGTGGTGGACACTGTTCATGGCAAAGTCCTGGGGAAGTATGTCAGCTTAGAAGAATTTGCACAGCCTGTGGCCATCTTCCTGGGTGTCCCCTTTGCCAAGCCTCCTCTTGGACCCTTGAGGTTTGCTCCACCACAGCCTGCAGAGCCCTGGAGCTTCGTGAAGAATGCCACCACCTACCCTCCTAT GTGCTCCCAAATTACAGGGGTGGGGCCAGTGCTCTCTAATGTCTTCACCAACCAACTGGAAAATGCTCCTCTTGAGTACTCTGAAGACTGCctttacttaaatatttattccCCCGCTGACCTGACAAGCAAAAGCAAGCTGCCG GTGATGGTGTGGGTCCATGGAGGTGGTTTACTGTCTGGTGGGGCATCAACTTTTGATGGACTGGCCCTGTCTACTCATGaaaaagtggtggtggtagtcaTTCAATACCGCCTGGGCATCTGGGGATTCCTCAG CACAGGAGACGAACACAGCAGAGGGAACTGGGGTCACTTCGACCAAGTAGCTGCCCTTCAATGGGTCCAGAACAACATCGCTAACTTCGGGGGTGACCCAGGCTCTGTGACCCTCTTTGGCGAGTCGGCAGGAGGGGAAAGTGTCTCTGTCCTT gtTTTATCTCCCCTGACCAAGAACCTCTTCCACAGGGCCATTTCTGAGAGCGGTGTGGCCCTCACTCCATGTCTGTTCAGGGAGAACACCAGGCGTGGGGCTGAG CAAGTCGCCATTGCTACAGGGTGTGAGGCCACTACATCAGCCAATATAGTTCGCTGTCTGCgtgagaagacagaggaggaactCTTGGCAACGACACTGAAAATG AAATTCTTTGCTCTTGATTTGCTTGGAGACCCTAGAGAG AGCTACCCCTTCCTGACCACTGTGATTGATGGAGTGCTTCTGCCAAAGGCACCGGAAGAGATCCTGGCTGAGAAGAATTTCAACACTGTGCCCTACATCATGGGGATCAACAAGCAAGAGTTTGGCTGGTTTATTCCCACG ATGATGGGCTATCCACTCTCTGAAGGCAAACTGGACCAGAAGACAGCCACATCCCTCCTATGGAAGTCTTACCCACTCACT AACATCTCTAAGGAACTGACTCCAGTGGCCACTGAGAAATATTTGGGAGGATCAGACTGccctaacaaaaagaaaaagctctTTTTAGACATGATGGGAGATGTTTTATTTGCTGTGCCATCTGTGATTGTGGCCCGCTATCATAGAG ATGCTGGAGCACCCACCTACATGTATGAATTTACGTATCGTCCAAGCTTCGTGTCTGACATGAGACCCAAGACAGTGATAGCAGACCATGGTGATGACGTTTACTCTGTTTGGGGGACAccatttttaaaag AGGGCGCCTCAGAGGAGGAGATCAACCTCAGCAAGATGATGATGAAGTTTTGGGGCCATTTTGCTCGAAATGG GAACCCCAATGGAGAGGGGCTGCCACACTGGCCAGAGTATGACCAGGAAGAAAACTACCTGCAGATTGGAGAAACCACTCAGCAAGCCCAGAAGCTAAAAGACAAGGAAGTGGCTTTCTGGACTGAGCTCCGAGCTATGGAGGTAGAGAAGCCATTCAAAGAAGACACGGAGAAATGA